In Chiloscyllium punctatum isolate Juve2018m chromosome 10, sChiPun1.3, whole genome shotgun sequence, a single window of DNA contains:
- the LOC140482246 gene encoding cytohesin-interacting protein-like: MTFQSVLQMNVNANYMAANSSSASYGPYSEIANRSFTAENDNKHLQILANTLGTLPRGRRQLSLARSNSLADTSDFRKKMVVLNKQDNETFGFEIQTVGMDQQNANTLQMCTYVCKVYDNSPSQFAGLKAGDMLVNINGVDTEGFSHQEIVDLIKASGNLLSLLTVHKDSIRRDQLETRLHFLKKTLQEKWVEYRSILLQEQRLVHGLLRNGNTTESTDSFLYNNNALFGSTRRNKERFSSDSSCKSQLSLMTVDSEDCDFQLSVFDDSGSHCRRSSMDEECIFHREPDTLTPKTHLSRSRSISVSSNGSGHTSPSWDLNSGFGTVSRRCRKSSVRKRLMKFIPGLNRSVEEDESHF; this comes from the exons ATGACTTTTCAAAGTGTCCTTCAAATGAACGTCAACGCGAATTACATGGCAGCGAATTCTTCATCAGCGAGCTACGGCCCTTATTCTGAGATCGCCAACCGGAGCTTCACTGCTGAAAATGATAACAAGCATCTTCAGATTCTCGCCAACACGCTGGGTACATTGCCCCGGGGGCGAAGACAG CTTTCATTGGCTAGATCAAACTCCTTGGCGGACACTTCAGATTTTCGAAA AAAAATGGTTGTTTTAAATAAGCAAGATAATGAAACTTTTGGATTTGAGATTCAG ACTGTTGGAATGGATCAGCAAAATGCTAATACATTACAGATGTGCACGTACGTCTGCAAGGTGTATGACAACAGTCCTTCTCAATTTGCAGGGCTGAAGGCTG GTGATATGCTAGTTAACATCAATGGAGTCGATACTGAAGGGTTTAGTCACCAAGAAATTGTTGATCTAATTAAGGCATCTGGTAATTTATTAAG CCTGTTGACTGTTCATAAGGACTCTATTAGAAGAGATCAACTTGAAACAAGATTGCATTTTTTAAAG AAAACACTTCAAGAGAAATGGGTGGAGTACAGATCAATTTTGCTACAGGAACAACGCCTAGTTCATG GACTCTTGAGGAATGGTAACACAACAGAATCTACAGATTCCTTTCTGTACAACAATAATGCATTATTTGGATCAACCAGACGGAACAAAGAGAGATTTTCCAGTGACAGCAGCTGCAAGAGTCAACTCAGCCTAATGACTGTTGACAGTGAGGATTGTGACTTCCAACTCAGTGTGTTTGATGACTCAGGAAGTCACTGTAGGCGGAGCAGTATGGATGAAGAATGTATCTTCCACAGGGAACCTGATACATTAACACCAAAAACTCACCTgagtaggagcaggagcattaGTGTGTCCAGTAATGGGAGTGGACACACATCACCGTCATGGGACTTAAACAGCGGCTTTGGGACAGTTTCTCGAAGGTGCAGGAAATCAAGTGTTAGGAAACGCCTCATGAAGTTCATTCCAGGCCTAAATAGATCAGTTGAAGAGGATGAGAGTCATTTTTAG